Part of the Sulfurimonas denitrificans DSM 1251 genome is shown below.
ACTGCTTCAGGGTTTTGCATCATTGAGCCAAACTGTTGAGCTGGCATACCTGTGTTGTAGCCATTTATCATCATGTTGCGAGATGCCTTATCAGTCGTAAAACTTACAGGGTTTTGGTCTGCATCAGTCATGCTCAACCCGACATAAGATCTGTTTGGAGCGATTGAACTAAGCGCTTGGGTATTGTTAGCCATAGTGATTTGAGCTTGTGCCGCTTGTTGTTGCATATCTGCGCTTACTGCTTGCATAGTGTGATGTCCGCTTGGTAGAGTAGAGAAGCCTTGATGTTGTGGGGCAGCTTGTTGTCTGTTAAACTCTTGCATTATCGCATATGTCGCCATTGTTTCATTCGCATTTGAGAAACCGCTCATAACGCTACTTGCCGCCGAACTCATATTTTTAGAGAAGTATTGTCCAGCATCACCATCTCCCCTTAATGCCTTAAATCCGCCAATACCTGTAGCTTTTAAAACATCTAACGCAGCCGTAAATCCTCCGTCTATTATTTCACTTCCCGCCTCTATTGTGCTAAATGCTAAATTTTGTGATTTATCAACCCCCATCACATCTGCTAGTTCATTGACTAACGGCATTGCGAGTGCTGAAAGCCATCCAGCTTTTGAACTGCCTCCATTTTTATCTTTTCTATCCATTGCTTCTTTATCTATATTTTTAGAAGCTATATATTTTTCAGCTTTTATATTTCTGTCTGCTTTATCCATATTCTCCTGATGTCCCTTTGCTCTCTCATAAGAGTCTGATATCTTATCGTCAAGAGCAGAAGTATCCTTACCTTGTTCAAAGAGCTTGTTTCTTTGCTTTTTGAGATTTGAAGCGTTTTGAATTTCCTTGTCTCTTGATTCTTGACTCTTTTGATAATCTTCAGTATAATCTTTGATATTATTCCTGTGTTCGGAGGTGTTATCATGGTTTACGGAGTCCTTGCTTTCCTTGCTGTTGCTACTTATGGAGTTGTCAGATATGTCCTTGCTAGAACTGGTATTCTTAGGTGGGAGTGATTTCTTTAATGGATCAACAACCATCTTCTTTGCAGCCGTTCCCATCACCGCAGCAAAAGCCACTTTTCCAAAATTATCCGCTACTACTTCAGGAGTAAACTCTTCGGCTAAATCTTGAAGTACAGTTAGAAATTCTCCAGGTGCACTTGTAACCATAGCTTGGTTTTTCTGGTTATTACCGATATGTTTCATAAATGCTTCCTTAGAGGCTTTGTTTCCAATCAGCTTACCGTTTTGTATATCTACATGATGTCCATCTTTTATTGCCGCTTCGGTCATATTAAAGCCTTCCGCCAGCGCGGCAACCGCTCCTCCTGTTTCGACACTGACCCCATTTGCCATCTTTGTCTGCCCATCAACACTCACCATTCCCACATGTCCGTCTTTGCCTGTAGCGAACGAGACACTTTTTCCGTTAGCATCGACTATACTGTCTTTCATCATCGCTTTCATAGCCTGAGACGAACCAATTTGTTTTAAATAATCAAGTCCTTCCTTCCCTTTGAATTCGCTCATATCCGCACCAGCACTCTCCAAGCCTGCTATTTGATTTTCCAAAAACTTAGCATCATGAATATTGTCCCATTTTCTTCCAACATTCCCAGCCTGTTCCGCCGCTTTCATGCTTGCATCTTTAACATCTACTGTAACCGCTGCCGCTATTCCACCCTGTGCCGCTATTTTTGCATTTGTAGCTTGCTGCTTACTCTCCTCCCCATACTCTGCGTTTTGAGAGTAGATATCTTTATTTTTAGCATAATTCGCACGAACTCCTTTTGCTTGTCCAAGCATACTATCAGATTTAGATTGTTCTATATCTTTGCTGTCTGATTCAAATTTATTTAAGTTGCCTTTAATTTTTTTTGCTTTTGCAAAAAAATAAAAATAATCAATAAAAAATATGATAATTTTGGTATATATTGCAATAATACCATCAGTTAAAAAAAATCAAAGGAAACACATGAAAAAACTTAAATTAGTATCTTCAATCACGCTAAGTGCTTTAATATTTACAGCATGTTCTGCTGGTTCACCAAAGCCTTCTGTAAATGGAGAAAAACCAACACTATTTATAGAGTCTCATACTGCTAATAAATTTAAAGATATAACAGAAGAAAATGCAGATGCCAATGGCATATCATCAGCATTTGTAAAAGACAAACAGTATTTAAGATGTGATATATTGCCTGAAGTGATAGTCACATTTACAAAAGAGGGTTTTAGTGTTATTCATGATAAGAAAAAAGCAGATTACACGGTTGATTTAAGTCTTCTCTCTTGTGGTCAGGGAAGAGAGTATTATGAATTCAGAAACGCAAACCCTCCAAAAAGCAAAGATTTTTATAAGCGTAACATTGAACTTGCGCATGAATATCTGCAAAGAACCAACAATGTAGTTATGCCAAACAAATACTACGGAATACCAGAAGAAGATAAAAAAATCTTAGAAAGTTACTTCAAAGAAACACAAATTAAAAGCAATGATACAAATGTAGTCACAAGTGGCGTTATAAGTGGTATGGGATACATAGGAAACACTGCTGGGGCACTTGGAACATTAGGTGGTGGCTCTGCACCAACTGGAGCCAAAGCACTTGGAGGATTTGGTCTTGCTATGGGAATTATTTCTTTAACAGGCGGAGTAAGAAATCCAGATGTTTATAATGAGTTTAAGATAACTAAAAATTCAAGTGGCAAAAGCTGGAGTAAAACAGTTAATCTTCTCACTTTTACTCCTCAAGACTGGAAAATAAACATAAATAAACCTATATATGACTGGACTATTGATGAGATACCTTGGAATGAATTAGATTAAGAGAATCATAAAATTTACCAATAAGGGTTTAAATCGTATATAAAAATAGATTTCTTAAAGAGCAGGGATAAGAGTTATCTCTGTTATCTCACTACATGCACCAAGTCGCATGGGTGGACCCCAAAATCCAGTGCCTTTGTTTACGTAGATTTGCAACTCTTTGTTGTGTTGATGCAGGGCGCTAATATATGGTTGTTGAAGTTTTACTAAAAATCTAAAAGGGAAGAGTTGCCCTCCATGCGTGTGACCGCTTAACATCAAGTCAACACTATGAGTCACTTCTTCTATATATTTTGGTTGATGTGCTAAAAGAATCGTTGGAGAGTTTTTTAAATTTTCCAACGCTTTGCTTAAATCAGGAACATAACTCTTAGTTCTATATCCAAAGATATCATAAACCCCAGCTAAATTAAAGCCCTCACCCTCATCGCCAATATATATATTTTCATTCTCCAAAACTCTTATGTCAAGCTCTTTTAAGCTCTCTATTATTTTGGCTATATCATGAAAATATTCATGATTTCCAGTTACAAAAAAGGTTCCGTAAGCGGATTCTAAGTGCTTAAGCTCTGCTAAAATATCTCTGCCTCTATCCATCTTTATATCTATTAAATCTCCAGTAATGACTACTAAATCGGCTCTTATGTCATTGACTCTAAGAACTAAATTTTTTATAAATGCTTTATCTATGAGCCCACCTATGTGGATGTCGCTGAGTTGAACTATCTTGTATGATTTTTTTAGTTTTTTTATCTTTATATCTATTTTTTCGAGTTTAATGTCTCTTGCGTTATAAATGGACTTTGCACTTAGTGTTGATGCTAGGAGCAGTGAAGAGAGGTCAAGGGAGCG
Proteins encoded:
- a CDS encoding metallophosphoesterase; its protein translation is MNPLLFFIVFLSVFALINFYISRRFIAYLDVKATHKFYFHIFLFVNYLGIIGYMLGRYYLDFANWLYFLFSLPIGLLFLLFCTAIIYDISRVILKIAPLSAKRRNFFKRSLDLSSLLLASTLSAKSIYNARDIKLEKIDIKIKKLKKSYKIVQLSDIHIGGLIDKAFIKNLVLRVNDIRADLVVITGDLIDIKMDRGRDILAELKHLESAYGTFFVTGNHEYFHDIAKIIESLKELDIRVLENENIYIGDEGEGFNLAGVYDIFGYRTKSYVPDLSKALENLKNSPTILLAHQPKYIEEVTHSVDLMLSGHTHGGQLFPFRFLVKLQQPYISALHQHNKELQIYVNKGTGFWGPPMRLGACSEITEITLIPAL